A part of Mycolicibacterium sp. TUM20985 genomic DNA contains:
- the rplD gene encoding 50S ribosomal protein L4, with amino-acid sequence MASKKIDVLTPDGKKDGSVELPAALFDVAPNIALMHQVVTAQLAAKRQGTHSTKTRAEVSGGGKKPYRQKGTGRARQGSTRAPQFTGGGIVHGPKPRDYSQRTPKKMIAASLRCALSDRARNDRIYAITELISGQTPSTKIAKAFLETLLTADHRKVLIVIGRSDEVGTKSARNLPGVRVISADQLNTYDVLDADDLVFSVEALNAYIQANSVDKEEVSA; translated from the coding sequence ATGGCTTCCAAGAAGATCGACGTTCTCACGCCGGACGGCAAGAAGGACGGCAGCGTCGAGCTGCCCGCCGCTCTGTTCGACGTGGCTCCCAACATCGCGCTGATGCACCAGGTGGTGACGGCGCAGTTGGCCGCCAAGCGCCAGGGCACGCACTCGACCAAGACGCGCGCCGAGGTCTCCGGTGGTGGCAAGAAGCCGTACCGGCAGAAGGGCACCGGCCGCGCCCGTCAGGGTTCGACGCGGGCACCGCAGTTCACCGGCGGTGGCATCGTGCACGGTCCCAAGCCGCGTGACTACAGCCAGCGGACCCCGAAGAAGATGATTGCCGCCTCCTTGCGTTGCGCGCTGTCGGATCGGGCCCGCAACGATCGGATCTACGCGATCACCGAGCTGATCAGTGGTCAGACGCCGTCGACGAAGATCGCCAAGGCGTTCCTCGAGACGCTGTTGACCGCGGATCACCGCAAGGTGCTGATCGTGATCGGCCGCAGCGACGAGGTCGGCACCAAGAGCGCGCGCAATCTGCCTGGTGTGCGGGTGATCTCAGCGGATCAGCTCAACACCTACGACGTGCTCGACGCCGATGATCTGGTGTTCAGCGTGGAAGCACTGAACGCCTACATTCAGGCGAACAGCGTTGACAAGGAAGAGGTTTCGGCCTGA
- the rplW gene encoding 50S ribosomal protein L23, which yields MATVTDPRDIILAPVISEKSYGLIEDNTYTFVVHPDSNKTQIKIAIEKIFSVKVDSVNTLNRQGKRKRTRSGFGQRKSTKRAIVTLSAGSKPIDLFGAPA from the coding sequence ATGGCGACCGTCACTGACCCCCGCGACATCATCCTGGCGCCGGTGATCTCCGAGAAGTCCTACGGGCTGATCGAGGACAACACCTACACGTTCGTCGTGCACCCGGATTCGAACAAGACGCAGATCAAGATCGCCATTGAGAAGATCTTCAGCGTCAAGGTCGATTCGGTGAACACGCTCAACCGTCAGGGCAAGCGCAAGCGCACCCGCAGCGGGTTCGGCCAGCGCAAGAGCACCAAGCGCGCCATCGTGACGCTGTCCGCGGGCAGCAAGCCGATCGACCTGTTCGGAGCACCGGCCTAA